A genomic stretch from Kovacikia minuta CCNUW1 includes:
- a CDS encoding ISKra4 family transposase, with the protein MAVSIVQSTTESITLQITIPLSQSFLDTEETIQSVLNEAGTVASGEALKQFDTDGSAIEMGGMNWTSKGQLPKTYQTPYGTVEVHRHVYQTSAGGTTLCPLKVDARNIMTSTPRLAKQISHKYAEMSSVRVVEDLRENHGRIVHRSFVQTLAEAVGEIALLKEEDWHYQTPKLPAEVATVSLGVDGTCLLLCEDGFRQAMVGTLSLYDAQGERLHTTYVAAAPEYGRNTFLTRMQREIEHIKRLYPNAHYQGLADGAPENWTFLEPVTDTQVLDFFHATQYLDNVAKAIHPRNAKHQKSWMDEHCHTLKHEIGAAERLLAEMETLVPQRVSQSVQEGLQDAITYFRNHHHQMRYAEATARHLPIGSGVTEAGCKVIVKERLCGSGMKWKEYGAGIVLSLRTLSYSQGRWQQFWSKINRYGFTFVE; encoded by the coding sequence ATCGGTACTGAATGAAGCAGGAACTGTGGCCAGTGGAGAAGCTCTTAAACAATTTGATACCGATGGAAGTGCCATTGAAATGGGTGGGATGAATTGGACGAGTAAAGGACAATTGCCCAAAACCTATCAAACCCCTTATGGAACCGTAGAAGTGCATCGGCATGTCTACCAAACGAGTGCCGGTGGAACCACCCTTTGCCCATTGAAAGTTGATGCTCGGAACATCATGACCTCAACCCCTCGATTGGCGAAACAAATTTCCCACAAATATGCGGAGATGAGTAGTGTGCGGGTCGTAGAAGACTTGCGGGAAAATCATGGGCGAATCGTCCATCGTTCGTTTGTGCAAACGTTAGCCGAAGCAGTCGGTGAGATTGCCTTGCTCAAGGAAGAGGATTGGCACTATCAGACACCAAAATTACCTGCAGAGGTGGCAACGGTCAGTCTCGGTGTTGATGGCACCTGCCTGTTGTTATGCGAAGACGGATTTCGCCAAGCCATGGTTGGCACTCTGAGTCTCTATGATGCTCAAGGGGAACGGCTCCATACCACCTATGTGGCGGCGGCCCCTGAATATGGACGGAACACGTTTTTAACTCGAATGCAACGAGAAATTGAACACATCAAACGGTTATATCCCAACGCTCACTATCAAGGCTTAGCCGATGGAGCACCAGAGAATTGGACCTTTCTCGAACCCGTAACCGATACCCAAGTTTTGGATTTCTTTCATGCGACTCAGTATCTTGACAACGTTGCCAAAGCCATCCATCCCCGCAATGCTAAACATCAAAAAAGCTGGATGGATGAGCATTGTCATACACTTAAGCACGAAATCGGTGCCGCAGAACGGCTGTTGGCAGAAATGGAAACCCTTGTGCCGCAACGGGTGAGTCAATCGGTGCAAGAGGGATTACAAGATGCCATCACTTACTTTCGCAATCACCACCATCAGATGCGCTATGCCGAGGCGACTGCCCGTCATTTACCCATTGGTTCGGGAGTCACTGAAGCTGGATGCAAAGTCATTGTTAAAGAGCGACTGTGCGGCTCTGGAATGAAATGGAAAGAATATGGGGCTGGAATTGTTTTGAGTTTGAGAACCTTGAGTTATAGCCAAGGACGATGGCAGCAATTTTGGTCAAAGATTAATCGCTACGGCTTCACTTTTGTAGAATAG
- a CDS encoding GOLPH3/VPS74 family protein: MQYLSQDLILLALNPQTGRTRFSLYSALDYGLVGSLLLDLVLQGKLEIDNDNHVIGAITGNTGNEFLDQRLSEVLASSRPRTARFWVTRWRRRYREIQTIVLQNLVDGSVSPS; the protein is encoded by the coding sequence ATGCAATATCTTTCACAGGACTTAATCCTGCTTGCACTCAATCCTCAAACTGGGAGAACTCGCTTCTCTTTGTACTCTGCACTCGACTATGGCTTGGTCGGTTCTTTATTACTAGACTTAGTCCTGCAAGGCAAACTTGAGATCGACAACGACAATCATGTGATCGGTGCGATCACAGGCAACACAGGCAATGAATTTTTAGATCAACGCCTCAGTGAAGTCCTAGCCTCATCTCGTCCTCGAACTGCAAGATTCTGGGTGACTCGCTGGAGACGAAGATACAGAGAAATTCAAACGATTGTGTTGCAGAACTTAGTTGATGGGAGCGTGTCACCTTCTTGA